From the genome of Solanum dulcamara chromosome 12, daSolDulc1.2, whole genome shotgun sequence:
GAAATATCAGTTCTTGGATTTGATGCTAATGTTTGTTAAAATGACTAATAGTACATTGAAAGAAAATGATTAATATTCAGTTCCAAATGGGTTTCGTgtgtcttttatttttaatctataGATTTCTGTtgtatcaattaaaaaaatatcaaacagCTTGTACATATGAACCAACAATCACATATgccttttcttttaattttgtctGGATAATCTAGTGTGGACTGAGAAAGGGAACTGGGAATGATACTAAAAGGAATGACATTCCAATGTATGCCATCCTTCTTGCTCAGATATTTATATTTCCTAGCTTTTCTGCCTCATCAAAATCATGGTTTTTGCGTGAATATTTGGAAGAGTGTTTCATGCTTATGGAATTGCCACCTCTCATTATTTATCTTTTCTTTcccatctttttcttttttcttcgaGTATGGCCTTTGcttctttctttaattttcttacATCTCTTGTACAGTTGGGGTACAACGTTGTAACACCACGTCAACGGAATATTGGGAAGGTGATTCTCTGCTTCATTTTTCCAGTATCTGTATTAGTCTAAATTTGATTAGCTTACTTTATCtaaaacaaatattatttttctgtAGGTTCGTGGCTATACTTTCAATATTAACTCAGGGGCAGTAGAATCTCTTGAGCTTGATTCCTTAGGAATATCCATAATACCATCCACCTTGGTAGGTTAATACAAATGAATTTTCTTTTCCTGCAGCTACTTGTTGACCTCCTCCTATTTGTCATTCTAGCAAAAGTATTATGTTACCTGCTTGacacttgaatttgatttatatCAGGTGAGCACCTATTGTCTATTTGTTGAGGATGTGGTCGACGTTTTATCAGATACCATTGTTGTTCAAGAAGCTGCAGCCTCACGCCTACAAAGACTTACAAAGGTACATGGGAGTGTTCATGGTCGATTAGTCAATGTTAGAGGAGTAATCACTTCCCTTTTGGTATTTTTATTCAAAGTTCTATCTGTGCTGGATAGATTTCTGTACTTTGAGACTCTTGAATTTACCAAGTCGGACGAGTTCTTCACCCTACCACTCCTATCCCGCCATACTTCCCTGTTTTCCTTGATTAGAAAATCGATTCATGTGGCTGAGCCACAGTTGGACTTCGTGCTGCTTGATGGCAGCAATGATTTATTGTTCTAACTGTCTCGTAATGACATTTGTCAGGGATTCTGGGATGCCCAGACAATGGCTTACTCTGCAGATGAAATGCAAGATTACACCAACTTAAGAAACACGCGTGCTAAGCCAGAGTATAACAGAAGCCGTAAAAAATCTTCAGCAAAGAggttaagaaagaaaatgaaagaattcGCCGATGAATGGGACCTCCCTATGGATTTCTTTTAATCTGCTAGATTTCTTCACAATGTACATTTCACCACAAGGACACTGATTCGTTGTCCTTCCTCTAAAATCTTTGTTTCTACTTTCTGCACAGTtgctaaatatatacattattgaTTGTAATTTGCATAGTGTCTAACACAGTTGATCTAGATCCTGGATACCTCTGAGTTTATGGAGCTAATTGTATGACCAAGGTGACCATCTGTATTTATTGTTTCTTCTTGTAATCTTTATGACACAATGGCAGTAGCTATGGCCTATGGGTGGCAAAATTGCCACAAACCCATGTAGCCCGCTTATGTTTTGATGGGTTTGGCTAGAGTTGATTTTTGATAAGTGAGCTGATTTGAATTATGTCTAAGTTacacaacatacctagtgaaatctcACAAAGTAGGGTCTgaagagggtagagtgtacgcagatcttattACTACCTAGTGGAGgtaaagaggttgtttccgaaagaccttcGGCTTAAGTGCATCAatccaaataaaagaaaagaagaatagtgaAGAAAGCATAATGGCTAATAAGAAAAGCAGTTTAAAGACTACAGGAGTAAAACAATAACGACAAATAAATAGTGTGATAATTGAAATACAATAAACAATATAAGCCAAGAACTACAAGGGCGCAACTAATCCTACACCAGATACTAAACCTTGCAAGGCAAGACAATACTCTACCAGTACTACCTTTTAACCCTAATATGTGTCCTTCACTCCTTACCTAAAGTCATTTTTTGGTAATATGAAGGTGCGTCATGTCTAAGTTAACTCATCAAATATCTGGCAACCCAAATAGATCCCAATTTTGACCTCCGAGAATGTATTTTTGATAtggaaaaactacacaaaatagactcaattgtgaaactatttacccAAATTGCACTCAATCCAAACTATTTAACCTTAATGGACCCATGACCCAAATTGTTTATCCTCTTACCCcattttctctttcttatttCGCGCATGACGTCAACATCACGTTATCATCACTGTTATGAattaatcctctgtgatacttcatcagtatattgataccatatcagTATCATGTCGTACTTAGCTTAATTCTCTatgatactccatcggtatattgatacaatgtcggtatcatataggattgagctctttatttaagaaataaaaattaaacaattaagagaaaattattaaagtcacaatcttatttattaaattctaaattagtagaaaaatatgtttttttgtgATACTCCCTtgatatattgataccatatcaatatcataTAGGACTGGGCTTAATAATCTGTGATAATCCGTCGATATATTGATAGCCTATCAGTATCATATAGAGTGTTGACGTCAGTatgcaaattataaaataaaactatatcattttaaaataaaaaaagggtaCGAAAGTAAGAGGACAtttaaagataaatattttttcttttttggtataAGTGTTATTTTCCCTTTTGATACTGTATTTGAAGTTGTAAAAATGATGGATCAAGTCAGACgagttgaattatgattcattatttaaatcataagtcatattaaTTCTTAACTCATCTCATCTCTGCCTATGTAAACTTTCGACATGTATAAACAATAACCTATATATAGATCTAATTTATTTTATCCGTTCAACTTCAATCCAATCCATCCATTTGTCTACTCTGACAATAACTACAACTCTCCAAcattacattattttttttaaattaggGACATAGATTTCTTGGAATACCAgaattatacaatataataataataataataataataataataataataataaaatccaaGTGGAGGCTTTAGTATATTCCTGGGAGTTTCGAAAGTGTGTGACGCATTTAATCTGCtagaattaaataaactatgcagaagaatttgaattatatatagGACCACTACACCATGACTTTTTTTTTGTGGCTCAAAAAATCATTGGaactttcttctcttttgtggAATATTTTTCTAACGTCTCCAAGGGGTCATCCACTATTCACATCACTTATCCCTTCCTCAcgtataatattaatttaatattttaaaatatattttttactctATTTTTCTAGAAagaattatattaatttataataatttttatataattttttattatctaaattataattttaaaatatcaaattagtctaatttaatttaatttcaaagattagtcaaaataattttttaaaaaataaatgtgaTAAGTATCTTAAAACAGAAGGAATATATACTTTTTATATAatagttttctttttgatttattccaaaaaaataattagtaatATTTTACCCAAATAACATGCTTTAAAAATGTACAACCTATATGTTAAGGAaacttttaatctttttatcACCATCGAATATTCTCACAATTAGTGGAAGAAACATGTATGAAAACCAAATTACTGCCACAAAGGAAGGTCATTTTCTATGATTATCACTTATCAGGCAAGACATTTCTTTTACTTTCTCAAATCCAATTTAGGTGgcaatttctttttaatttttactcaatataaaaaaataatgatacatttttttcatattaataacAATTTAACTTACAAATTTAACAATTTTGTTTTTTCATACATATAATTACATAGTTTTCTATAACTTATTTTAGaatacaaatttcaaaaaagttcaatttttaaaagtttatGCTCAGTtgatcacataaattgaaacaaagagGGTTTGTTTTTGGGTTCTCCACCTGGTATTTGATACCCGCATTAGAGCTTCGACTAAATCTGAATCGCGCAGCCCATTTGGGGGTGACGctctcaatatgattttctctaTATTCAGGACTTGAATCCGAGACCTCTAGTTAAAGATGAAACAGTTTTACCACTACCACAATCCATGTTGgtagttttttttcttattttgtgatCCTATTGGATCTTCGACTAAATCCGAGGATGACActcccaacaaaaaaaaatcatactcaagactcaaattcaagatcttTAATTAAGGGTGAAACAAAGAAAACATCTTTGATTACGATTAAAAGGAACAATCTCAAATAGACCAAGATCCAATTTCGGGTCatttaacaaacaacctatatTTGTGACCCTTCCTTCAACTTGTACcttgtgcttgacttcaaaccACTAATTAACTATTCTTAAACGTTCAGTTAAAATAAGATTAGTGCCGCTGACGATATTAGGGTGACAGCATGTACATACGTCACCAGAAACGTGTAGTACCTGCTTAATGCTCTCTTGTAGCGTGTATATGTAATCTCTATTCAGGTTCGTGCAAAATTAAAAGTGATCCgacaatatttttttccaagAGATCTGACAATAATTATTTTCTCTAGCtactaatataaataaattatatatatatatatatatatataatattaatatataaaatatacatatttattgacTATTATTTTAATCGGGGATTATTTatgtcaattttcttttaacaaaagaaaagaagaggtACTTATAATCGAACCCAACATCTATTGCATAGAACAGTAATAGGTACAATAATTacaaaaaaagaagttaaattcattaaatttaaattttaaattctatcATTTGACCTTATTACTTACTTCGTcccaatttaaatattttagtttgattgactatgaaatttaagaaataaatgaaatattttaaattttatggcTTAAACTTTTCGaatattgaaattgaaaaacttactatataaaaaaaagataccCTTTTTGTCCTAATTGATGTGGCacctttagaattttgaagattAAACAAGTCTTTGattgtaattttctttttatatatttttaaatattttaaattatcaattattgtGACTTATTTTTTACGtagtttttaaatatgtaaattttatttcaaaaaacttAAAGATTTCATGCTTAAATTTAAAgccaaaaaattatttgactcttGAAATTAAAACGATGTCACATTGATTGGGACAAAATTAGtactatatttattaaaaataatttttttaaaaaaggtaaaACAATTAAATTGGACGAAAGaaataaagggcagcccggtgcactaaggcaCCCGGTATGTGCAGGATCTggagaagggcccgaccacaatggtctattgtacgcagccttaaaAATTGGACCCAATTGTAGCTAGGTTCATGAACCAAAcccattatatatattattatcccATCACAAGCTAAGAACGAATTTTCATGGAAactttcttttaatcttttttccTTTAGCGTATAAATAAAGCTCTCATGTCTCTTCACTTGTAGTTTCTCAGCTTGCTAATACTCAATAGAGTAAAAGCAACATTGTAATATGAAGTCGTCTTTATTAAAAAACACGTCTGATCTAGAGAAGGTAATATTACAAATAAATCAAGGTCGTGAATTTACGCTCCAGTtaagagaaataataaagaaacaTGTAGATATGGATAACGAAGATGCATACATGTTGGGCGTTAAGGATTtggttggaaaaataatgagtTCATTTTGTGAGACTCTATCGATATTAAGCTCATCAAGTATTAGTTGCAAGACTTCATCATTGAAAGATCGAAGAGGACGATACAAGAGAAGGTAATTCTACTATATATGTTACGGTGTTTGATTGAAAATgaagttttaaaataaaaattttaacgCACGTATACCAAAACTATGTACCTTCTTTTGTTTCAAGTTAGATCACAATTTCAAAGGTCTTTCTCTATTCCTTAAACGTTATGTCAAGTACTCAAACTGTATCACATAGATTGAGTAAGAAGaagtatattttgatatttctatGGCTTTAATTGTAATTAACAACAGGAATATGCATGTTATTTAAAGTAAAATAGgaagtatatataattaattaaagaatttttaaataaaaagtgATTTATTTCATCCGTCTCAATTTATTATGTGGTATTGGTTGATTGAACAgagtttgagaaaaaaaaaactttttaaatttgttaTCCAAAACAAGCCTTAAAATTTGTGTGAATATAAAAGCATCTTGTTAGGCAAAAtgagaataatatattttttcaaatatttaagtttaattatttctaaatataaataaatgacattttttttttaaaaagtaccACATAGATTAGgacaaagaaaatattattttggaatataaaaaagaaaaagagacaCGTAAAAAATGGAACAGAAGGAGTATTGATTTAATAACTTCAGTATCTTATTTTAGTTAACAAGgaattaagttatttatttatagtttaatCTCAGTTTTTAACAAATGATTAATTTGGGAAATATCTGATTGCAGGAGAACTTTTGAGAGAAACATAAAAGAAATCTCAACTTTGGTAAATGATGGCCATGCTTGGAGAAAATATGGTCAAAAACAGATCCTTAATGACAAATATCCAAGGTTTGACCTCagtgtaaaatattttttatactatTAGATCATTCTAATGATACTTACAAGTTACAAGTAATTAAGTTTCCTTCTGATGTGGAATATGtagttttaaaataatatgcTACATAAGTAAAGATAACTTTGAtggtataaattatttaatacctagtgcatataattaaaattctttattaattatgagaaaagactcaaatatgccatcaaagtttaagaatatatatatatatatatgtgtgtgtgtgtatcaTTCGTTAAAAGCTTGATTTATCTATACTATTTTAGTTTGAGAAAAAGCTCATTCATGCAATTATTTGTTAATTGAAATGACATAGATGAGCCAATCTTTAACAAATGACATAGATGAACCTTTCTTCAaagttcgatgacatatttgagtcttttttcttttttaaaaaaatgacttaattAATGACATGGTCAAATCGTAATTGAGTAAATGTAAAAAATGGTTTTGCAAAATTTGGAATTGTTTTTAATTAACAAATAATAGCATGGATATCTGGATGAACcttttttcaaatgataatgacatagatgagccaaacttttaacggatgatatatatgaatcttttttcaaagttcaatAGCATATTTGGGTCTTTTCCCATTAATTATACTAGAGTTTAATTAAGTTTTGCAATGTCTGatgatacaaaaaatatttacacatATATGTATATCTCTAGTATAAACATTAATTAGTAACctaatgaaaatgatatttcctCTATTCGACCGTGTTGACTTATCAtttcccttaaaaaaaaattttatCAGGGGTTCATTTTATCAAATTAATCGTATTAATTAGGTTTTGAATCTTAGTTCAACTATTGATATTTTATGTAATTacttaatgataataataatatgaaggaaaaataataaatttctcttgatttttaaaattaacagtaaaagaaaaaatatatttttaatataaaggTCAAATAAAAAGTAA
Proteins encoded in this window:
- the LOC129876539 gene encoding WRKY DNA-binding transcription factor 70-like, giving the protein MKSSLLKNTSDLEKVILQINQGREFTLQLREIIKKHVDMDNEDAYMLGVKDLVGKIMSSFCETLSILSSSSISCKTSSLKDRRGRYKRRRTFERNIKEISTLVNDGHAWRKYGQKQILNDKYPRNYFRCTHKFDQGCQANKQVQRIQENPPLFRITYYGHHTCKTFPKVSQMICDSPNDHEDSNSVLLNINSTNNNYNNHHHFFGYDGGNS